The sequence AGCTGGCCCAGGGGTACGAGACGGTCGTCGACCCCTCGGTCTTCGTCCGCTTCCCCCTCACCTCCGGCCCGCTGGCCGGCGAGGCGGCGCTCCTGGTCTGGACGACCACGCCGTGGACGCTGGTCTCCAACACGGCGGTCGCCGCGCACCCCGAGGTCCGCTACGTCGTCGCGACGAACGGCGAGGAGAAGCTCGTCGTCGCCGAACCCCTCCTGGAGAAGGCCCTCGGCGAGGGCTGGGAGGTGACCGGCCAGTCGTTCACCGGCGCGGAGATGGAGCGCTGGACCTACGAGCGCCCCTTCACGCTGGTCGACTTCCCGGCCGAGGCGCACTACGTGGTCAACGCGGAGTACGTCACGACCGAGGACGGTACGGGTCTGGTCCACCAGTCCCCCGCCTTCGGCGCCGACGACCTCCTGGTCTGCCGTGCGTACGGCCTCCCGGTGGTCAACCCGGTGCGCCCCGACGGCACCTTCGAGGAAGACCTCCCGCTGGTCGGCGGCGTCTTCTTCAAGAAGGCCGACGAGGCGCTCACCGCGGACCTGGACGCGCGGGGCAAGCTCTTCCGCCACGTCCCGTACGAGCACAGCTACCCGCACTGCTGGCGCTGCCACACGGCGCTGCTCTACTACGCGCAGCCGTCCTGGTACATCAGGACGACGGCCATCAAGGACCGCCTCCTCCAGGAGAACGAGAAGACCAACTGGTTCCCGGACTCGGTCAAGAACGGCCGCTTCGGCGACTGGCTGAACAACAACGTGGACTGGGCGCTCTCCCGTAACCGCTACTGGGGCACGCCGCTGCCGGTCTGGCGCTGCGAGGACAACCATCTGAGCTGCGTGGGCTCACGGGCGGAACTGACGGAACTGACAGGCACCGACCAGTCGTCCCTGGACCCCCACCGCCCGTTCATCGACGAGGTCACCTTCACCTGCACGCACGAGAACTGCCAGCTGGAGGCGTACCGGGTCCCGGAGGTCATCGACGCCTGGTACGACTCGGGTTCGATGCCGTTCGCGCAGTGGGGCTACCCGTACAAGAACAAGGAGATCTTCGAGAGCCGCTACCCGGCGCAGTTCATCTCGGAGGCCATCGACCAGACCCGCGGCTGGTTCTACACGCTGATGGCGGTCGGCACGCTGGTCTTCGACAAGTCCTCGTACGAGAACGTGGTCTGCCTGGGCCACATCCTCGCCGAGGACGGCCGCAAGATGTCCAAGCACCTGGGCAACATCCTCCAGCCGATCCCGCTGATGGACCAGCACGGGGCGGACGCGGTGCGGTGGTTCATGGCGGCGGGCGGCTCCCCGTGGGCGGCACGGCGGGTGGGCCACGGCACGATCCAGGAGGTCGTCCGCAAGACGCTGCTGACGTACTGGAACACGGTCGCGTTCCAGGCCCTGTACGCGCGCACGTCGGGCTGGGCCCCGTCGGCGGCCGACCCGGCCCCGGCGGACCGCACGGTCCTGGACCGCTGGCTGCTGAGCGAACTCAACGCGCTGGTCGACCAGATGACGGTCGCGATGGAGGGGTACGACACCCAGCGCGCCGGCAAGCTGCTCTCGGCGTTCGTGGACGACCTCTCCAACTGGTACGTACGCCGCTCGCGCCGCCGCTTCTGGCAGGGCGACAAGGCGGCACTGCGCACGCTGCACGAGGTGGTCGAGACGGTGACCCGGCTGATGGCGCCGCTGACCCCGTTCATCACCGAGCGCGTCTGGCAGGACCTGGTGGTACCGGTCACGCCGGACGCCCCGGAGTCGGTGCACCTGTCCTCGTGGCCGAAGGCGGACCTGGCGGCGATCGACCCGACGCTCTCGACCCAGATGGCGCTGGTGCGCCGCCTGGTGGAGCTGGGCCGGGCCACGCGCGCGGAGTCGGGCGTGAAGACGCGCCAGCCGCTGTCGCGGGCGCTGGTGGCGGCGGCGGGCTTCGAGTCGCTCGCTCCGGACCTGCGGGCGCAGATCACGGAGGAGCTGAACGTCACATCGCTGGCCACGCTCTCGGAGGTCGGCGGCTCGCTGGTCGACACGACGGCGAAGGCCAACTTCCGGGCGCTGGGCAAGCGGTTCGGCAAGGGCGTGCAGGCGGTGGCCAAGGCGGTGGCGAACGCGGACGCGGCGGCGCTCTCCCTGGCCCTGCGCGAGGGCACGGCGTCGGTGGAGGTGGAGGGCGAGCAGATCACCCTCACCCCCGATGAGGTCATCATCACGGAGACCCCGCGCGAGGGCTGGTCGGTCGCATCGGACGCGGGTGCGACGGTGGCGCTGGACCTGGAGATCACCCCGGAGCTGCGCCGCGCGGGCCTGGCCCGTGACGCGATCCGCCTGATCCAGGAGGCCCGCAAGAACAGCGGCCTGGACGTGGCGGACCGCATCGCCGTCCGCTGGACCTCGACGTCCCCGGCCACGGTGGAGGCCCTCACGGAGCACAAGCCGCTGATCGCGGACGAGGTGCTGGCGGTGGAGTACGCGGAGGGCGAGGCGGACGACACGTACGGCGCGCCGTTCGAGGACGAGGGCCTGGAGCTGGTGTTCCGCCTGCGCAAGCAGTAGGTCCGTAGGACGGAGGGCCCGGCCGGACACGCTCCGGCCGGGCCCTCCGCCGTACCCACCTCAGGGGCTCCGCCCCCGGACCCCGCTCCTCAAGCGCCGGCGAGGCTACAGATAGCCCCTCCGGCGCTTGAGGAGCGGGGTCCGGGGCAGCGCCCCGGTTTCGGGAAGGGGCGGGTAGGGGAACGGCCCGCCGCAGGCGCCCCCACCCGCACCCGGCAACAACGGCGCGGCGCCCACGTCAAAGGGCCGGGCCCCGGGGTTTCCCCGGGGCCCGGCCCTTTGACTGCCGACGGCTACGCGCTCAGCGAGCGCGATCCGCTCAGTTGTCGTCCTCGTCGATCAGAAACCCACGCATCGGCGACGGCGCCTGCTGCATCGGCTGCGGCGCCTGAGGCCGAACCGGCGCCATCGGCTGCGTCATCGCGGGCGACATCTGCTGCTGCCCACCGTAGGACGGCGCACCGCCCATGGACTGACCGCCACCCATCTGCTGGCCGCCGTGGCCACCGTGGTTGGAGCTGCCCATGGAGTGACCCATCGCACCCGCACCGGCCGGAGCCAGCGAGGGGGACGGCGGCAGCGAGGCGGTCGCCGGAGTCCGCGGCGGGGCGAGCGAGTCGTCCGACTGGGTCTCCAGCTGACGCAGCTGGCTCTCCAGGTAGGACTTCAGCCGCGTGCGGTACTCGCGCTCGAAGCCGCGCAGGTCCTCGACCTTGCGCTCCAGCGTCGCGCGGGCCGACTCCAGCGAGCCCATCGCCACGCGGTGCTTCTCCTGCGCGTCCCGCTCCAGGGCGTCGGCCTTGGCACGGGCGTCGCGCTCCAGACCCTCGGCACGGCTGCGCGCCTCGCCGACGATCTTGTTGGCCTCGGAACGGGCCTCCGCGATCGCCTGGTCGGCGGTCTGCTGGGCGAGCGAGAGGACACGGGCGGCGCTGTCGCCACCGGGGCCCTGCCCCTGCTGCTGCATCTGCGGCTGCTGCATCTGCTGCATCTGCTGCTGCTGGGGGTGCTGACCCATGGGGCCGCCCATCGGGCCACCCATGGGACCGCCCTGCATCGGGCCGGGGCCGTGCGGACCCTGCGGGCCGCCGTGGCCGCCCTGGGGGCCGTGACCGCTGGGGCCGGCAGGCAGCTGCGGAGCTCCACCGGGCAGCTGGGGCGGACCCATCTGCGGGGGCTGCTGCTGCTGCGGCGGTCCAGATATGGCGGCGGGGACGGGTGCACCCGGGCGGTCCTGCTGCTCCGGGGGCTTGCGCATACCCTGCTGCTGCTGTTGCTGCTGGTTCTGCGCGGCGGCACGCGTCGCGGCGGCCAGCTTGGCGCGCAGGTCCTCGTTCTCACGGAGCAGACGGGTCAGCTCCGATTCGACCTCGTCGAGAAAGGCATCGACCTCGTCCTCGTCATAGCCTTCTCGGAGGCGGACGGTCGTGAACTGCTTGTTCCGCACGTCCTCGGGGGTCAACGGCATCTCTTCTTCACCTCTACGTAGTCGTCGGCAGTCGGCAAGACCGTATCGCTCACAACCTGACCACAACGCTGATCAGGATGTAGACGATGATCATCAGAACGAAGAAGGACAGGTCGAGTGCCACGCCCCCGAGACGCAGCGGCGGAATGAACCGCCGCAGAAGCTTGAGCGGTGGATCGGTGACAGTGTAGGTGGCCTCAAGTACGACCACCATCGCCTTGCCGGGTTGCCATGAACGTGCGAACTGGAAGACGTAGTCCATGACCAGCCGGAAGATCAGCACGATGAGGAAACACATCAGCGCGATATAGACCACATCCAGTGCGACGCCCATGTCTCGCGCTTCCCTCTCCCCTGGCTCTCGTAGCTCCGGCCTCTCGGCCGGTACCGGCCTCGCGGCCGGGTTGTTCCCGGTGTCGTGTTCTCAGCTCTGGTTGAAGAATCCGCCCTCTGCGATGCGGGCCTTGTCCTCCGCCGTGACATCGACGTTAGCAGGCGACAACAGGAACACCTTCTGCGTCACGCGTTCAATGCTGCCATGGAGCCCGAAGACGAGTCCTGCGGCAAAGTCGACAAGTCGCTTCGCGTCCGTATCGTCCATCTCCGTGAGATTCATGATCACCGGAGTGCCCTCACGGAAGTGTTCCCCGATGGTACGGGCCTCGTTGTAGGTCCTGGGGTGCAGCGTGGTGATGCGGTACGGCTCCCGCTCGGACACGACCTTGGGCATGATCACCGGTGCGTTCTTCTCCATGTTCGGACGTTCAGGTGTGATGGATGCCACGGGGGCGATTCGGGCGGGTCGCCCGCTTTCCGCGGGGAGCTGAACCGGCTCGCGCTGGGCGGGCGGTTGCACCACTCGTACCGGTTCGTCCCTTTCGCGCTCCCGCTCGCGCTCGCGTTCCACCTGGTGCGGGGGCTGATGCCGTCGCCGCTCGGGCTCCGGCTCAGGTTCGAATTCGTCGTCGGGGTCGAACCCCGGACCGTCGTACCCATCGTCCTCCACGAGGCCGAGGTAGACCGCCATCTTGCGCATCGCGCCGGCCATGCTCCGAGTCCTCCGCTCTGTGGTGGATCGGCATTCGTCACCAAGTGCCCGCGATCCACTGTGGTCCGCCCCGTTGTACTGGGGAATGACCATATTTTCTGCTGTGGTCCGACTTGCTTCGCGACGTTACCCGAGCCCGGGTCGGACTCCGAGTACCGCCGTACCGACGCGTACATGTGTCGCTCCGGCCGCCACCGCGTCCTCGAGGTCCGCACTCATACCTGCGGAGACCATGTTCGCAGCCGGATGACCGGTGCGCAGGCGGGTGGCGAATTCCATCAGCCGGTCGAACGCGGCCCGTTGCCTGCCGGCAAACGGTCCGGCCAGCGGCGCCACGGTCATCAGGCCGTCCAGCCGCAGACCCTCGGCCGCGTCGACCGCGGCCGCCAACTCCTCGATCCCGTCCGGCGCGACCCCGCCGCGCTCACCGCGCTCGCCGCTCTCCGCGTCCAGGGCGACCTGGATCAGACAGCCGAGCTCGCGCTCCGCGCGGACCGCCGCGGCCGAGAGGGCCGTGACCAGCTTGATCCGGTCCACCGACTGCACGACATCGGCATAACTCGTCACAGAACGAACCTTGTTCGTCTGCAATTGTCCGACAAAGTGCCATGTCAGGGACAGATCCGCACAAGCGGTGGCTTTCGGTGCCGCGTCCTGGTCACGATTCTCCGCGACATGACGCACTCCCAGTTCGTGCAGAATCCGCACATCGCTCGCGGGGTAGGTCTTGGTGACCACGATCAGGGTCACCTCCTCGCGCTTGCGGCCGGCCGCGGCGCAGGCGGAGGTGATCCTTTCCTCCACCTGTGCGAGATTCGCCGCGAGTTGAGCCTTACGGTCCGTCATGCCCTATCCGTCCAACCAGACATATCCGGCGAGCCGCCCGGTGGTGCGGTCGCGGCGGTACGAGAAGTGGTCGCCCGATTCACGGGTGCAGACCGGCGAACGGTGCAGGTCACTCACGCCGAGAGCGGTGAGCTGGGCGTGGACTCCGCCGGTGACGTCGACCGCCGGGGTCCCCCAGCTGGTCTCGGCCCAGGTGCCGGGGACGGCCGCGGCGACCTCGGCGCGCATCGCCTCCGGCACTTCGTAGCACCGTCCGCAGACGGCCGGTCCGGTGTGCGCGGTGATCCGGGAGGGGCGTGCGCCCAGCGCGGTCATGGCCTCGACCACCGCGGGGACGACTCCGGCGACCAGCCCCGGCCGCCCGGCGTGCGCCGCCCCGACGACTCCGGCGACCGGGTCGGCGAGGAGGACGGGGGTGCAGTCGGCGGTGAGGACCGCGAGCGCGAGTCCGCGCCGCGTGGTCACCAGCGCGTCCACGGCCGGGATCTCCGCGTCCGTGCCCCAGGGTCCGTCGACCACCGCCACGTCCCGGCCGTGCACCTGGTTCATCCAGACGACCGAGGCCGGGTCGAGGCCGAGCCGGCGGGCCGCGCGCTCGCGGTTCGCGCCGACGGCGGCGGGGTCGTCACCGACCGCGCCGCCGAGGTTGAGCTCACCGTACGGAGCGGCGCTCACCCCGCCCCACCGGTCGGTGAAGGCGAAGTGAGCGCTGCCCGTGACGGGTTCCGCCTGGTGGTGACCTATCACTTCAAGAAGTCCGGTACGTCCAGCTCTTCGGCCTGGGTGTCCTGGTAGGGACGGGCCGGCGGGACGTGCGGCGGAGAGACCTGCGACAGCGGGCTCTCGCTCGAAGCCGACGCGGGGGCGGGCTCGGCCGGGGCCGGGCTCTCCTCGCGCGGAGGTACGGAGCCGAGTCCGCCGGCCGGGCGCGCGGACTCCGCGGAGGGCCTGGCCGGAGCGGCCGGCTCCTCCCTCTTGTTCGTGTTGCCGCCGAGGGCGCTCTCCCGGCGGGTCGGCGGCTGTCCGCCGTCGAACCCGGCCGCGATCACGGTGACCCGCACCTCGTCACCCAGGGCGTCGTCGATGACGGCGCCGAAGATGATGTTGGCCTCGGGGTGGGCCGCCTCGCTCACCAGCTGGGCGGCCTCGTTGATCTCGAAGAGACCGAGGTCGCTGCCGCCGGAGATGGAGAGCAGGACGCCCCGGGCGCCGTCGATGGACGCCTCCAGGAGCGGCGAGGAGATCGCCATCTCCGCCGCCGCGACCGCGCGGTCGTCGCCGCGCGCCGAGCCGATGCCCATGAGCGCCGATCCGGCCTCGGACATGACCGACTTGACGTCGGCGAAGTCGAGGTTGATCAGGCCCGGGGTGGTGATCAGGTCGGTGATGCCCTGGACACCAGAGAGCAGGACCTGGTCGGCCGACTTGAAGGCGTCGAGGACGCTGACCTGACGGTCCGAGATGGACAGCAGGCGGTCGTTGGGGATGACGATGAGGGTGTCGACCTCTTCGCGGAGTTCGGCGATGCCGTCCTCCGCCTGATTCGCGCGTCGCCGGCCCTCGAAGGTGAACGGGCGGGTGACCACACCGATCGTCAGGGCGCCGAGCGAGCGCGCGATGTTGGCGACGACGGGTGCGCCGCCGGTGCCGGTGCCGCCGCCTTCTCCGGCGGTGACGAAGACCATGTCGGCCCCCTTGAGGACCTCCTCGATCTCCTCACGGTGGTCCTCTGCCGCCTTACGACCGACGGCCGGGTTCGCCCCGGCGCCGAGGCCCCGGGTGAGTTCGCGGCCGACGTCGAGCTTGACGTCGGCGTCGCTCATCAACAGGGCTTGTGCATCCGTGTTGATCGCGATGAACTCGACGCCCTTGAGACCGACCTCGATCATTCGGTTGATGGCATTGACACCACCGCCGCCGACACCGATGACCTTGATGACTGCGAGGTAGTTCTGCGGTGCTGCCACGTCGAAGGCCTCTCGCCTCGAGTTACGTGTCGTCGCTCTGCGGAGGACCCGCGGCGACGACTGATGTCGATGGGGACGGTCCGAACGCCGACCCAAACCCTAACGTTCAACTTTAGGGTTACCAGTGTGTCTGCTTCCTGGACTCTTCCGAACAGGACACTAAGTCGACAAGTGGCGCACGTTCAACGAACACGCCGAACCTCCCGTTTTTCTTTTCACCCTATGTGATCACCCGTAGCGCTGACCAACCAGGGTGCTGGCCAGCACAAATGCACGTCAACTCCCCGATACCGCAGGGGCGCTGGGGGCACTCACGTCGAACTGTCCCGCTTTGGGCTCCGCCTTCATGAGAGCGGTGAGAACACGCGCCTTCTCGGGCCCGTCCTCACTACTGCCCCAGATCACCAGCCGATCCCGTGTGAGCCGCAAGGAAACCGCGTCGTACGAGGTGATCCGTACGGCCTCGGTGTCCTTGGCGACCCCCTTGGGGAGTTCACCCGCGACCTGAACCGCTTCCTGCAACAGACGGTCACTGCCGAACCGGCGCAGGCTCGCCGACCGTTCCGGCTTCAGCTCCAGCAGGGGTACGCCCTTGGGAGCCCGGTCCACCGTGGCGAACCGGAAGCCCCTACCGTCCACTTCGACGAACTTCGCACCCTTTTCGACCAGCAGGACCGGCTTGCGTTCGGTCACCTTAAGGCTGATGCGGTGCGGCCAGGACCGTACGACATCCACCGAGTCGATACGAGGCAACTTCTGGCGCAACCGGGCTTCGATGGCCCCGGTGTCCACGGAGATCAGCGGGGCTCCGATCGGCGCGGCGGCAACCGCTTCCACTTCCTGCCGGGTCAGCACCTCGACGCCGGTGGTGGAGACGCGTTCGACGCGGAGCCAGGAGGAGCCGTAGAGCACCCAGATGATGAAAGCGGTGAGCAGGGCCGCCGCGACACCGATCAGGATCAGCAGCGTACGGCGGCTGATCCGGCGCTCCTCGGGGCCGATGTGCGGCGGGCGGGCGGGGGTGTCCGCACGCCCCGTTGCGCCGCGCTGGGCGGTCGTCGGTCCGGCCACGCTCGCTCCTTCGCCGGACCCGGGGCGCCCGCCCCGGGTCCGCACCGCCTCGCGCCGCACGCCTAGTGGCGTGCGGCGATCGCTTCGTACACCATGCCGACGAGCAGGTCGTCGGCGTCGCGCCGGCCGAACTCGGCGGCGGCACGGGACATTTCGTACAGCCGGTGGGGGTCCGAGAGCACCGGCAGGACGTTGCCCTGCACCCACTCCGGGGTCAGCGCCGCGTCGTCCACCAGCAGGCCGCCGCCGGCGTTGACCACCGGCTGGGCGTTCAGCCGCTGTTCGCCGTTGCCGATGGGCAGCGGGACGTAGGCGGCGGGGAGCCCGACGGCGGAGAGTTCGGCGACGGTCATCGCGCCCGCGCGGCAGAGCATCATGTCGGCCGCGGCGTACGCGAGGTCCATCCGGTCCACGTACGGTACCGGGATGTAGGGCGGCATCCCGGGCATGTTGTCGATGCGCGGCAATTCGTTCTTCGGACCGACCACATGGAGGATCTGGATCCCGGAGCGCTGGAGCAGCGGCGCGACCCGCTGGACCACCTCGTTGAGGTGGCGCGCGCCCTGCGAGCCGCCGGAGACCAGCAGCGTGGGCAGGTTGGGGTCGAGGCCGAAGGAGGCGCGGGCCTCCGGGCGGACCCGGGCGCGGTCCAGGGTGGCGATGGTGCGGCGCAGCGGGATGCCGATGTAGCGGGCGCCGCGCAGCTTGCTGTCCGGCGTGGAGACGGCGACCCCGTGGGCGTACCGGGAGCCGATCTTGTTGGCGAGGCCCGGGCGGGCGTTGGCCTCGTGGACCACGATCGGGACGCCGACGCGCTTGGCGGCGAGGTAGCCGGGCAGCGCGACGTAGCCGCCGAAGCCGACCACGCAGTCCGCCTTGGTGCGCTCCAGGACCTGCTCGGCGGCCTTGATCGTGCCGCGCAGCCGGCCCGGGACGGTGATCAGCTCGGGGGTGGGCTTACGGGGCAGCGGCACGGCAGGGATGAGGGCGAGCTCGTACCCCCGCTCGGGTACGAGCCTGGTCTCCAGGCCGCGTTCCGTGCCGAGGGCAGTGATTCCCACGGTCGGGTCCTGCCTGCGCAGGGCGTCTGCGAGGGCAAGCGCGGGCTCGATGTGTCCGGCGGTCCCCCCGCCGGCGAGTACGACATGCACCGAAATTCACCGCTCTCCGGACGAACGCTTCTTGACGCGCCGTCTCATCGTCTTCCATCTCACCCCGGGCCTCCGCATGGCCAGGGCCGCCCTCGCGGCGGGATCGTCCCGCGCGAAGGCGATCATGAGCCCGACCGCGAACATCGTCGGCAGCAGGGCGGACCCTCCGTAGGAGAACAGCGGGAGCGGGACACCGGCGATCGGCAACAGGCCGAGCACCGCACCGATGTTGATCACGGCCTGGGCCATGATCCAGGTGGTCACGCCTCCCGCGGCATACCTGACGAAGGGGTCCTCCGTGCGTCCGGCCACGCGGATACCCGCATAGCCTAGAGCCGCGAACAGGGCGAGCACGGACAGCGTCCCTGCCAACCCCAGTTCCTCACCGGTGATCGCGAAGATGAAGTCGGTGTGGGGTTCCGGGAGTTGACCCCATTTTTCCACACTCGCACCCAGCCCGGAACCGAACCATCCGCCGGAGGCCAGAGCGTAGATTCCGTGGGCGGCCTGCCAGCAGCCGCCGTCCGGGTCGGGTTCGCCGACGATGCCCATGCAGGAGAGCCGGGACATCCGGTTGGGGCTGGTCCAGATCAGCAGGAACGCGATGACGGCGGCGAATCCGAGCACCCCGGCGAAGAGCCGGGTGGGGGCGCCGGCCAGCCAGAGCAGGCCGAAGAGGATCGCCGTGAGAATGATCGCGGTCCCCATGTCGCCGCCCAGCATGATCAGCCCGAGCAGCATGAAGGCGACCGGGACGAGCGGGACGAGCATGTGCTTCCACTGCGTCAGCAACCGCTTGTCCTGCTTGCGGGCGAGCAGGTCGGCGCCCCAGAGGATGAGCGCGAGCTTGCCGAACTCGCTGGGCTGGATCTGGAACGGGCCGCCCAGGTAGAGCCAGTTCTGGTTGCCGTTGACCGACATCCCTATCCCCGGCACCTGGACCAGGACCATCAGGAAGACCGTGATCATCAGCATCGGGTAGGCCAGCGCGCGGTGGAGCTTCACCGGCATCCGGGAGGCGATCAGCATGAGCGCGCCCCCGATGACGGCGGCGACGAACTGCTTGCCGAAGAAGTACGTCGAGGACTTGTCGATGCTCAACGCCTTGATCATCGAGGCGGAGTAGACCATCACCAGGCCCAG is a genomic window of Streptomyces sp. SID8374 containing:
- the pgeF gene encoding peptidoglycan editing factor PgeF, whose protein sequence is MIGHHQAEPVTGSAHFAFTDRWGGVSAAPYGELNLGGAVGDDPAAVGANRERAARRLGLDPASVVWMNQVHGRDVAVVDGPWGTDAEIPAVDALVTTRRGLALAVLTADCTPVLLADPVAGVVGAAHAGRPGLVAGVVPAVVEAMTALGARPSRITAHTGPAVCGRCYEVPEAMRAEVAAAVPGTWAETSWGTPAVDVTGGVHAQLTALGVSDLHRSPVCTRESGDHFSYRRDRTTGRLAGYVWLDG
- a CDS encoding DivIVA domain-containing protein, whose amino-acid sequence is MPLTPEDVRNKQFTTVRLREGYDEDEVDAFLDEVESELTRLLRENEDLRAKLAAATRAAAQNQQQQQQQGMRKPPEQQDRPGAPVPAAISGPPQQQQPPQMGPPQLPGGAPQLPAGPSGHGPQGGHGGPQGPHGPGPMQGGPMGGPMGGPMGQHPQQQQMQQMQQPQMQQQGQGPGGDSAARVLSLAQQTADQAIAEARSEANKIVGEARSRAEGLERDARAKADALERDAQEKHRVAMGSLESARATLERKVEDLRGFEREYRTRLKSYLESQLRQLETQSDDSLAPPRTPATASLPPSPSLAPAGAGAMGHSMGSSNHGGHGGQQMGGGQSMGGAPSYGGQQQMSPAMTQPMAPVRPQAPQPMQQAPSPMRGFLIDEDDN
- the sepF gene encoding cell division protein SepF, which codes for MAGAMRKMAVYLGLVEDDGYDGPGFDPDDEFEPEPEPERRRHQPPHQVERERERERERDEPVRVVQPPAQREPVQLPAESGRPARIAPVASITPERPNMEKNAPVIMPKVVSEREPYRITTLHPRTYNEARTIGEHFREGTPVIMNLTEMDDTDAKRLVDFAAGLVFGLHGSIERVTQKVFLLSPANVDVTAEDKARIAEGGFFNQS
- the ftsW gene encoding putative lipid II flippase FtsW, with protein sequence MPAEKSSAVRSRRPAPPRGAGRGSPVPRTPRGGGARRLYEQARRAWDRPLTAYYVILGSSLLITVLGLVMVYSASMIKALSIDKSSTYFFGKQFVAAVIGGALMLIASRMPVKLHRALAYPMLMITVFLMVLVQVPGIGMSVNGNQNWLYLGGPFQIQPSEFGKLALILWGADLLARKQDKRLLTQWKHMLVPLVPVAFMLLGLIMLGGDMGTAIILTAILFGLLWLAGAPTRLFAGVLGFAAVIAFLLIWTSPNRMSRLSCMGIVGEPDPDGGCWQAAHGIYALASGGWFGSGLGASVEKWGQLPEPHTDFIFAITGEELGLAGTLSVLALFAALGYAGIRVAGRTEDPFVRYAAGGVTTWIMAQAVINIGAVLGLLPIAGVPLPLFSYGGSALLPTMFAVGLMIAFARDDPAARAALAMRRPGVRWKTMRRRVKKRSSGER
- the ileS gene encoding isoleucine--tRNA ligase yields the protein MTSPQYRQVPAQVDLPALEHAVLDFWQENKVFEKSLDQSEGRPEWVFYEGPPTANGMPGAHHIEARVFKDVFPRFRTMQGYHVGRKAGWDCHGLPVELAVEKELGFNGKKDIEAFGIAEFNAKCRESVTRHTDAFAELTTRMGYWVDLDDAYRTMDPEYVDSVWWSLKEIFNKDLLVQDHRVAPWCPRCGTGLSDHELAQGYETVVDPSVFVRFPLTSGPLAGEAALLVWTTTPWTLVSNTAVAAHPEVRYVVATNGEEKLVVAEPLLEKALGEGWEVTGQSFTGAEMERWTYERPFTLVDFPAEAHYVVNAEYVTTEDGTGLVHQSPAFGADDLLVCRAYGLPVVNPVRPDGTFEEDLPLVGGVFFKKADEALTADLDARGKLFRHVPYEHSYPHCWRCHTALLYYAQPSWYIRTTAIKDRLLQENEKTNWFPDSVKNGRFGDWLNNNVDWALSRNRYWGTPLPVWRCEDNHLSCVGSRAELTELTGTDQSSLDPHRPFIDEVTFTCTHENCQLEAYRVPEVIDAWYDSGSMPFAQWGYPYKNKEIFESRYPAQFISEAIDQTRGWFYTLMAVGTLVFDKSSYENVVCLGHILAEDGRKMSKHLGNILQPIPLMDQHGADAVRWFMAAGGSPWAARRVGHGTIQEVVRKTLLTYWNTVAFQALYARTSGWAPSAADPAPADRTVLDRWLLSELNALVDQMTVAMEGYDTQRAGKLLSAFVDDLSNWYVRRSRRRFWQGDKAALRTLHEVVETVTRLMAPLTPFITERVWQDLVVPVTPDAPESVHLSSWPKADLAAIDPTLSTQMALVRRLVELGRATRAESGVKTRQPLSRALVAAAGFESLAPDLRAQITEELNVTSLATLSEVGGSLVDTTAKANFRALGKRFGKGVQAVAKAVANADAAALSLALREGTASVEVEGEQITLTPDEVIITETPREGWSVASDAGATVALDLEITPELRRAGLARDAIRLIQEARKNSGLDVADRIAVRWTSTSPATVEALTEHKPLIADEVLAVEYAEGEADDTYGAPFEDEGLELVFRLRKQ
- the ftsZ gene encoding cell division protein FtsZ; the encoded protein is MAAPQNYLAVIKVIGVGGGGVNAINRMIEVGLKGVEFIAINTDAQALLMSDADVKLDVGRELTRGLGAGANPAVGRKAAEDHREEIEEVLKGADMVFVTAGEGGGTGTGGAPVVANIARSLGALTIGVVTRPFTFEGRRRANQAEDGIAELREEVDTLIVIPNDRLLSISDRQVSVLDAFKSADQVLLSGVQGITDLITTPGLINLDFADVKSVMSEAGSALMGIGSARGDDRAVAAAEMAISSPLLEASIDGARGVLLSISGGSDLGLFEINEAAQLVSEAAHPEANIIFGAVIDDALGDEVRVTVIAAGFDGGQPPTRRESALGGNTNKREEPAAPARPSAESARPAGGLGSVPPREESPAPAEPAPASASSESPLSQVSPPHVPPARPYQDTQAEELDVPDFLK
- a CDS encoding YggT family protein; this encodes MGVALDVVYIALMCFLIVLIFRLVMDYVFQFARSWQPGKAMVVVLEATYTVTDPPLKLLRRFIPPLRLGGVALDLSFFVLMIIVYILISVVVRL
- a CDS encoding FtsQ-type POTRA domain-containing protein, with protein sequence MAGPTTAQRGATGRADTPARPPHIGPEERRISRRTLLILIGVAAALLTAFIIWVLYGSSWLRVERVSTTGVEVLTRQEVEAVAAAPIGAPLISVDTGAIEARLRQKLPRIDSVDVVRSWPHRISLKVTERKPVLLVEKGAKFVEVDGRGFRFATVDRAPKGVPLLELKPERSASLRRFGSDRLLQEAVQVAGELPKGVAKDTEAVRITSYDAVSLRLTRDRLVIWGSSEDGPEKARVLTALMKAEPKAGQFDVSAPSAPAVSGS
- the murG gene encoding undecaprenyldiphospho-muramoylpentapeptide beta-N-acetylglucosaminyltransferase; this translates as MHVVLAGGGTAGHIEPALALADALRRQDPTVGITALGTERGLETRLVPERGYELALIPAVPLPRKPTPELITVPGRLRGTIKAAEQVLERTKADCVVGFGGYVALPGYLAAKRVGVPIVVHEANARPGLANKIGSRYAHGVAVSTPDSKLRGARYIGIPLRRTIATLDRARVRPEARASFGLDPNLPTLLVSGGSQGARHLNEVVQRVAPLLQRSGIQILHVVGPKNELPRIDNMPGMPPYIPVPYVDRMDLAYAAADMMLCRAGAMTVAELSAVGLPAAYVPLPIGNGEQRLNAQPVVNAGGGLLVDDAALTPEWVQGNVLPVLSDPHRLYEMSRAAAEFGRRDADDLLVGMVYEAIAARH
- a CDS encoding YggS family pyridoxal phosphate-dependent enzyme yields the protein MTDRKAQLAANLAQVEERITSACAAAGRKREEVTLIVVTKTYPASDVRILHELGVRHVAENRDQDAAPKATACADLSLTWHFVGQLQTNKVRSVTSYADVVQSVDRIKLVTALSAAAVRAERELGCLIQVALDAESGERGERGGVAPDGIEELAAAVDAAEGLRLDGLMTVAPLAGPFAGRQRAAFDRLMEFATRLRTGHPAANMVSAGMSADLEDAVAAGATHVRVGTAVLGVRPGLG